Proteins from one Microtus pennsylvanicus isolate mMicPen1 chromosome 7, mMicPen1.hap1, whole genome shotgun sequence genomic window:
- the Smg5 gene encoding nonsense-mediated mRNA decay factor SMG5 yields MSQGPPPVESGEPEAKVLHTKRLYRAVVEAVHRLDLILCNKTAYQEVFKPENVSLRNKLRELCVKLMFLHPVDYGRKAEELLWRKVYYEVIQLIKTNKKHIHSRSTLECAYRTHLVAGIGFYQHLLLYIQSHYQLELQCCIDWTHVTDPLIGCKKPVSASGKEMDWAQMACHRCLVYLGDLSRYQNELAGVDTELLAERFYYQALSVAPQIGMPFNQLGTLAGSKYYNVEAMYCYLRCIQSEVSFEGAYGNLKRLYDKAAKMYHQLKKSETRKLSPSKKRCKDIKRLLVNFMYLQSLLQPKSSSMDSELTSLCQSVLEDFNLCLFYLPSSPNLGLTNEEEEECESGYAYLPDLLIFQMAIICLMGVHSLKRAGSKQYSAAIAFTLALFSHLINHVNIRLQAELEEGENPVSSFQSDGTDEPESKELLEKEEPEPEPPTVMSQTDEGRKSRKHSRLSCLRRRRRHHPPKAGDDSDLSEGFESDSSHDSAQASDGSDSGSDKSLEGRGTAFDAETDSEMNSQESRSDLEDMEDEEGTRSPALEPPQARSEVPEALNGPLGPSDASNLQAMSTQMFQTKRCFRLAPTFSNLLLQPTTEPNSVDSHRSCVNGDVDKPLEPASEDGSESEGSESSSRSCRNERSLQEKLQALMAEGLLPAVKVFLDWLRTNPDLIIVCAQSSQSLWNRLSVLLNLLPAAGELQDSGLALCPQVQSLLEGCELPDLPAGLLLPEDMALRNLPPLRTAHRRFNFDADRPLLSALEESVVRICYIRSFGHFVARLQGSILQFNPEVGIFVSIAQSEQESLLQQAQAQFRMAEEEARRNRLMRDMAQLRLQLEVSQLEGSLQQPKAQSAMSPYLIPDTQALCYHLPLIRQLATSGRFIIIIPRTVIDGLDLLKKEQPGARDGIRYLEAEFKKGNRYIRCQKEMGKSFERHKLKRQDADAWTLYKILDSCRQLTLAQGAGEEDPSGMVTIITGLHLDNPSVLSGPMQAALQAAAHASVDVKNVVDFYRQWKEIG; encoded by the exons GGCTGTGGTGGAGGCTGTGCATCGACTAGACCTCATCCTTTGCAACAAAACTGCTTATCAAGAAGTATTCAAACCAGAGAACGTTAGCCTGAGGAACAA GTTGCGTGAGCTCTGTGTGAAGCTTATGTTCTTGCATCCGGTAGACTATGGGAGGAAGGCTGAGGAGCTGCTGTGGAGAAAGGTATACTATGAAGTTATCCAGCTTATCAAGACTAACAAAAAG CACATCCACAGCCGGAGCACCTTGGAATGTGCCTACAGGACTCATCTGGTTGCAGGCATTGGCTTCTACCAGCATCTCCTTCTCTATATCCAGTCCCACTACCAGCTTGAACTGCAGTGCTGCATTGACTGGACTCATGTCACTGACCCCCTCATAG GATGCAAGAAGCCAGTATCTGCTTCAGGGAAGGAGATGGATTGGGCACAGATGGCATGCCACCGATGTCTGGTGTACCTGGGGGATTTGT CACGCTATCAGAATGAACTGGCTGGTGTGGACACGGAGCTGCTAGCTGAAAGGTTTTACTACCAAGCCTTGTCAGTAGCTCCCCAGATTG GAATGCCCTTCAACCAGCTGGGCACCCTTGCAGGCAGCAAGTATTACAATGTGGAAGCCATGTATTGCTACTTGCGCTG CATCCAGTCAGAGGTGTCCTTTGAGGGAGCCTATGGGAACCTTAAGAGGCTATATGACAAGGCAGCCAAAATGTACCATCAGCTGAAGAAGTCTGAGACCAGGAAGCTCTCCCCTAGCAAAAAGCG ATGTAAAGACATTAAGAGGTTGTTGGTAAACTTCATGTACCTGCAGAGCCTGTTACAGCCCAAAAGTAG CTCCATGGACTCAGAACTGACCTCACTTTGCCAGTCTGTCCTGGAGGATTTCAACCTCTGCCTCTTCTACCTGCCCTCCTCTCCCAACCTTGGCCTAACGAacgaggaagaggaagagtgcGAAAGTGGATATGCTTACCTCCCTGACCTCCTCATCTTTCAGATGGCCATTATCTGCCTTATGGGTGTGCACAGTTTAAAGAGAGCAG GATCCAAGCAGTACAGTGCAGCCATTGCTTTCACCCTTGCCCTCTTCTCCCACCTCATTAATCATGTCAACATACGGCTGCAGGCGGAGCTGGAAGAGGGCGAGAACCCTGTCTCGTCTTTTCAGAGTGATGGCACAG ATGAACCAGAATCAAAAGAACTACTAGAAAAAGAGGAACCAGAGCCTGAGCCTCCCACTGTGATGTCCCAAACTGATGAGGGTAGAAAGAGCCGTAAACACTCCCGACTCTCTTGTCTCCGTCGCCGCCGTCGCCACCATCCTCCTAAAGCTGGTGATGACAGTGACCTAAGTGAAGGTTTTGAATCAGACTCAAGCCATGACTCTGCCCAGGCCAGTGACGGCTCAGACAGTGGCTCTGATAAGAGTCTAGAAGGCAGGGGCACTGCTTTTGATGCAGAGACAGACTCAGAAATGAACAGCCAGGAGTCCCGGTCAGACCTGGAAGATATGGAGGATGAAGAGGGAACAAGGTCTCCAGCTCTGGAGCCTCCTCAGGCCAGGTCAGAGGTTCCTGAAGCCCTCAACGGCCCTCTGGGCCCCAGCGATGCCAGCAATCTGCAGGCCATGTCCACCCAGATGTTCCAGACCAAGCGCTGCTTCCGACTGGCCCCCACTTTCAGCAACCTGCTCCTGCAGCCCACCACGGAACCCAACAGTGTGGACAGTCACAGGTCGTGTGTCAATGGAGATGTGGACAAGCCTTTAGAGCCAG CCTCTGAGGATGGCTCTGAGTCAGAGGGGAGTGAGTCCAGCAGCCGCTCCTGTCGCAATGAGCGCAGCCTTCAGGAGAAGCTGCAGGCCCTGATGGCTGAGGGCCTCCTTCCTGCTGTGAAGGTCTTCCTAGACTGGCTGCGGACCAACCCTGACCTCATCATCGTCTGTGCACAG AGCTCTCAAAGTTTGTGGAACCGCCTGTCTGTGTTGCTGAATCTGTTGCCAGCAGCTGGTGAACTCCAGGATTCTG GCCTGGCCCTATGTCCTCAAGTCCAGAGTCTCCTTgaaggctgtgagctgcctgatctCCCTGCTGGCCTGCTGCTCCCAGAGGATATGGCACTGCGAAACCTACCTCCTCTCCGGACTGCTCATAGACGCTTTAACTTCGATGCAGATCGGCCCCTGCTCAGTGCTTTAGAGGAG TCGGTGGTGCGCATCTGCTACATCCGCAGCTTCGGGCACTTTGTGGCTAGATTACAAGGCAGCATCCTACAGTTCAATCCCGAGGTCGGCATCTTCGTCAGCATTGCTCAGTCTGAGCAAGAGAGCCTGCTGCAGCAGGCTCAGGCCCAGTTTCGTATG GCAGAGGAGGAGGCTCGGCGGAACAGGCTCATGAGAGACATGGCTCAGCTACGGTTACAG CTCGAGGTCTCCCAGCTGGAAGGGAGCCTGCAGCAGCCCAAGGCCCAGTCAGCCATGTCTCCCTACCTCATCCCTGACACCCAGGCCCTCTGCTACCACCTCCCTCTCATCCGCCAGCTGGCCACTAGTGGCCGCTTTATCATCATCATTCCAAGGACAG TGATCGATGGCCTGGATTTGCTGAAAAAGGAACAGCCAGGGGCCCGGGATGGGATCCGGTACCTGGAGGCagagtttaaaaaaggaaacag ATACATTCGCTGCCAGAAGGAGATGGGAAAGAGCTTTGAACGGCATAAACTGAAGCGGCAGGATGCAGATGCCTG GACTCTCTATAAGATCCTGGACAGCTGCAGACAGCTAACTCTGGCCCAAGGGGCAGGGGAGGAGGACCCGAGTGGCATGGTGACCATCATCACAGGCCTTCATTTGGACAACCCCAGTGTGCTCTCTGGGCCCATGCAG GCCGCCCTGCAAGCTGCCGCCCACGCCAGTGTGGATGTCAAGAATGTTGTAGACTTCTACAGGCAGTGGAAGGAGATTGGTTGA